The Xanthomonas sontii genomic sequence CCAGTTCCAGCGACAGGTACTCGGGCAGCACCGCCAGTTGCGCGCCGGCGCGCGCGGCTTCGCCGAGCAAGGCGGCCTGCTTGTCGGCGAAGGCGGTGAAGTCGGCGGGCGCGCCGATCGGATACTTGGCGACGGCGACTTTCATGCGGCAGGCTCCAGCGCGCGGGTCCAGAAACCCAGGGTATGCGGCGTTTCGCCGCGGTCGACCTCGTTCCACGGCAGGTGCATGCGCAAGGCGGCCTGCGGCTGATAGCCGCGCTTGCGCCAGAACACGTCGTTGCCACGGTACTCCGGCGGCCGCCGCGGGTCGTCGGGCGCCCGCTCCACCGAACAGAACGCGGTCAGGCGGAAGCGACCGAGCGCGCGCGCATGCGCCTCGCGCTCGTCGAAGAAGGCATGGCCGGCGCCGCGCCCGCGGTACTGCGGCAACAGCACCGACTCGCCGAAATAGAACACCTCGGCCGGGTCGATGCCGCTGCCGGCGAAGGCCGCGGCGAACGCCTCGGTGTCGTCGACCAGCGGCAGCCCGGTGGAGGCCCCGACCACCTGCTCGCCGTCGCGCGCCAGCACGAACACGCTGTCGGGCGACGCCGCATAGGCGGCCAGGTACTCGCGTTCGTAGCCGAGGTCGCCGTCGTAGAGGTACGGCCAGTCGCGGAACACCACGATGCGCAGCTGCGCGACCGCGTCCAGGAACGGCACGATCCCGGCGCCGCGCAGGCGCTGAATGGAGAGCGGAGAGTGCATCCGTGCACTCTACCGCAAGCGTTTCCCTGGCGCTGCCTGCCTGGCGATGCCCTTGCATGTGCCTCCTTGCCGCGTCCTTGCGCGGGCGTCCTGCCCGTCCTGTGACGCAAGCGCCTCCTTGCGCTAGCTGCCTGGGCGATGCGCTTGCGTGCGCCCTTGCAGCGTCCCTGCGTGGGCGTCCCTGCCCGTCCTGTGACCCGTGGCGGCATCCGTCCAGCCACCGTCGGTGTTTCTGCCGTCAATGGCCGCTGACCATCCGACCGATCCGCCCGCCGTGGCGGCGATCGATGCGGCTGCCCTGCCTCAGCGCCACCAGCGGCACAGCAGCGCGGCCTGTGCCGGCAGCACCAGCAAGCGCGCGCGGCCTTCCGCTTCCCAGGTCACGAACCCCGGCGCAGGCGTGTCCCCGCACCGCTCCACGTCCATCGCCCAGGCAGGATCGCGGCGCACCGCGCGCCAGGGGCAGTAGCGCCACGGCGCGGCATCGCCCGGCAAGGCCGCACGCGCCTGCAGCGCGCCGGCCAGGAACGCCACCGCGTCGCCGGCCAGGGCGGCGCGGCTGCGTTCGCTCAAACGCAGCCACAGGGCTCCGCCGCGGTCGGCGGCGGTGACCAGCGCGGCCTGCGCGCTGCGCGCGAGCGCCCCCGGCAGGTTGCCGGGATGCAGGCCATGGGTCTCCAGGGCGGGCGGCAGCAGCGCCTGCAGACGCCGATGCAGATGACGATGACGATGCGCGACCATGTCCGGTTCTCCCCCGACGGCTCAGCGCAGCGACGCGCCGAGTTCGTACCAGTCGATCCGGCG encodes the following:
- a CDS encoding GNAT family N-acetyltransferase, with the translated sequence MHSPLSIQRLRGAGIVPFLDAVAQLRIVVFRDWPYLYDGDLGYEREYLAAYAASPDSVFVLARDGEQVVGASTGLPLVDDTEAFAAAFAGSGIDPAEVFYFGESVLLPQYRGRGAGHAFFDEREAHARALGRFRLTAFCSVERAPDDPRRPPEYRGNDVFWRKRGYQPQAALRMHLPWNEVDRGETPHTLGFWTRALEPAA